The stretch of DNA TTAAAGAAGGCATTGACCTGGCCAAAATACTCCGGCCATCGTTTCCAAAACATCGCCAAAGCAACTGCATACATGTGCCGCTTTATAATTTTTTCGTTGCTGATCTCGATATGCGGGGAACGAATTTCTCCCTTAATAATCCGCAGCGGGTCAGTATAGTAGGCAAAGTCATGGGAACGGCGCTGGCAAAAGGTGAGAGCAAAGGCTGTTGAGCTAGTCCTCCTGCCAGCCCGCCCGGCCCGCTGAATGTAATTGTCCGCCGTCGGTGGTACATTGCGCATAAAAACGGTTTCCAGTTCCCCCACATCAACACCCAGCTCAAAGGTAGTAGAACAGCTCAAAACATTAACCTGTCCATCATAGAACTCTTTCTGAACTCTACTAGCCCTTTCAGTAGTAAGCTGGGCAGTGTGTTCGCTGGCTTGCATTACTAAAGGCAAGGTATCAAGGTACAATTTGCGATAATGATTGTTTGCCAGTTCTTTTGCAGGGTTACATGCAACTAGCCTGCCATCGCACCTGTAGGTGGGGCAGACACCCCGAAGATTATGCACCGTTAGGCCATGGCATTTGCTGCAACGATACCAGGTCACAGAATCGTCAATCACTGCCGGGAGTATCCTCCAGTATTCCGGTTTCAGGCAATACACATCACCGTACTTTTTTGATTCATGATGGCTGGAAAAGTGAGTTTTCCACGGAGCTCTTTCACCTGCAAGCAACTTGCTCCAGATCTTGGCCAGTAGCTCTTCAACCTCTGGGCGTCTAATTCCGTTACCTATAACATCTGCCAATCGCAACAAATAATCCAGCCGGGAATTGCTACGGCCTTTAGCAGCAGGGTTCCAGCTGTAAATCCGTCCTGGAACCGACATGTTTTCTTTAAAATAATACTCTTTATTTCGGGGTGCAAAGAAGGAATCTCTAGGATCAACACAATCGGGGAAACGAACAGCACCGTTTCTCCGCACACTGTCCAATAAAACCATGATGAGAGTGGTTGCTTCGTCGGCAGTAAAGTTCCAGGGTTCTCTACAAAAAGCTTTAGGCGGGCTCCAGTTTGGCGGCGGTACCGGCATAAATCCCAGCAATCCTTGCCCCTCCAGCCCTAAGGTGCGGTCTCCGGCCATAAATTCATGCAGCACCCATTTCCAGGCTTCCGTTTCTAATTGCTGGTAACTCATTTTAGGAAATAGCTGTAGATCGCCAAGCATCTTCTTGACAAAGTCAGCTAAATCGTTAACCATCCACTGATTGGCCAGGACTTTGTCCTTGTATTTCTCCAGAGTCATAATTATCAACCGGCGCTGCAAAATCTGATTGTAAGAGGCTTGCAGGTAGCTGGCAAAATAAGCGGCGTCCTGGCGGCTGTCAGAAAAAATCAGCAGGCGACGGTTGCTTTTGTAATCGTCGGTGCCACCGGTAGTTTCCCAATCATCTTCAGCAACAATATCGGTTTTCAATTCCCCAGTCTGCTCAGGTATTTGCTGGTAGAGAGCAGTAGCCAGAACGCTGGTCACAGCCTCAGCTCCCACCACAAATCGCCTTACCACAGAACCCAGGGCATTGATACTTCCGCAGGCCGGACACCTATGGACATTTCCGTTTTTACTTGGTACTTTAATTACCGTGAAGATACATTCTTTTCCACAATCGCAAGGGGGTTCAATATTGGCAGCAGATTTCACAGACCTGCATTTTCCACACAAAAGATAGACTTCCTCCGCCGGTATTTCTTCTCCACCACCACCAACTATTTCATCTTCGTTTTCTTCGGAAACAGGCTCTTTATCCTCAAGAAGTAAAAAATATACCAGGTTGTTACTATCGTCGTAAAAGCGATTACCTGGCTGCTTGAGAAAGTCATGCTGGCCAACCTTATCCAATTCTCCCACCAGATACAGCGAATTGCACCGACGGCAGGTAGCAGCTTCAAAGACAGGATAACGGCTGCCGTTACTTTCCTCAATCCACTCCCGTCTTTCCATATACAGTCGCTTTTCGGGCAACAACGAAACATATCCACCTTCAACCGCCCGAATAAACAAATGGTACCTGGCCGGCAAAAGGGGTTGCCCGTCATTATCCAGTTTGGCTTTATTTGCCAGGTATACAAGGGCCACTAAATGACTTTGTCTGTCTTTATCACCCGGGAATAATTCGCTGGCCGCATCAGCGATAGAACACGGCTTTTTTTCCAGCATCTGTTGCAAAGTAATTACCCGGCTGTCACCGGAAAGGACCAGGTAGATAAATCTGGTCCATTCCCCACTACAGTTCTTCTGTGCTGCTTTCAAGATTTCCTCAGGGACTCCTGAACTAAGACCTTCACGCATCAAAGTGGGTATTTTATCCGGGTCTTTCCCATCAACGATCTCAACCCATCGCTGGTAAAGTTCACTGTCCGGACTGCCCCAGCTCCTTTCGGCAATAATCAGCTGTTTCTTATAACCAATTACTACATCCTGACGTGCAGGGTCACTGGCAATCCATTCAAACTTCTCGCCAAATAATCTTTCTCCAAAGACGGCCAACTGCTTAAAATCTTTTTCACTTCCTCCCAACGTAGCACTGGTACCTATGCATTGCAGGGCTCCTGGTTTGCTTTCCACAACTCTATCTTTCAGCCGCCTCAAGAGCATGGCCATTTCGATTCCTTTAGCTCCTGAATATGTATGAACTTCATCAATAACGATAAAGCGCCAATCCCGGGCATATTCACTATCAAAAAATACATGGTCTTCGGGGCGCAGTAATAAGAATTCCAGCATGGCATAATTGGTAAGCAGAATATGTGGGGGTGACTCCTTCATCCTCTCCCTGGAAAGCAATTCGTTGGACAGTAAAACTTCTTTCGGGTTCATTTGTTTGAAACGTTCAACCGCCCGATTCTCGTTCTGTTCCGTCTCTCCCGTGTAGCTTCCAAAGGTAATGTCAGGGTAATTCTTTAGCAGTTTGCGCAGCCTTTTTAACTGATCGTTGGCCAGGGCGTTCATAGGGTACAGCAACAATGCTCGTACTCCCGGTCCGAGCCGGCCTTGTTCCTTCTGCCGGAACAAATGGTTGAGGATAGGGATCAAAAATGTTTCAGTCTTTCCGCTGCCGGTACCGGTAGCTACAATAATATTTCTTTTGTCTTCCACCAGCTTTCGGATAGCAATTTCCTGATGCAAATATAAATTCCGATCCAAGGGTAATTCCGGTGTGCTCAACTTCCTGAACTCGGGAGACAGCACTCCCTGTTCTATCAGGAAATTCACTGAATTACCACTCTCAAAAGGCGGAGTAGCTTCCAAAATAGGCCCCCTGGCAAATTTTTCTGGCTTTCTCAATTCGTCAGCCAACTGCTTATGTAACCCCATATCATTGAAGGCAAAAGTTGTTTCCAGGTAATCCAGGTACCGGTTTACAATTGCATCAGTCGCTTTCAGCGGATCTAAACCCATCTTTCCCCCTCCTTACCACAACATGTATATAATCGGGGAAAATTACCTCATTTTTGCATTCTCTGTGTGCATTCTCCCAAAATAACGCCCGGCATCTTATGCAATACATTACTCCATCTCTATCTTTATCCTGCAGAAAGGGCAACCTGTTAGAATCTTCAAATTCCAAATAAAAACTTACGGGATTATAATCCAGCGCGATGGGCTTACCCTCCTGATCAGCAGTACAAACTATCCCCTGGAACCGTTCCTCGCCCTCAAATTCGGGGGAGATATGAATATCCTGGATCCAGTATTCTCTTCCTGCCGAAATCTTTTTACCCTCACACTCAAAAGCCTCTATGGTAAGCCCCATTTCTAATACATCCTGCAATCTTTCGTCCCTGGAACCAATCATAACATCTATGAAATTCTCGCTATCAGGCTCTGGCAACAGGGTTTCATCTTCACCCCATGGATCATCAACAGCAAACTGCAGTCTGTACCGACCTGCTGGCAATCGGCCCTTGGATTCAACAATTTCCACCCTGGAAACCCCATCGGGAATAAAATGTTCAATCATGCTTATTCCAGGCATATCTAGCGGCCAGAAACGAACAACCCTGTTGAAAGCTCTGCCCAGATCCTCCCATTCCAGAACAATTGTTCGTACATCATCCTGAAGCCTCTGTTCTATTTTAATCCCCGCTACCTGCCAGCGAGTCCTCACCCGAACAAGGGTAAATGGAGGAAGGCGATTATCCTCAAAAACAAGTAACAAAGTCTGAATAGCTTGGTTGCTCTCCCGGAGGGCATCACTGAATTGCCGTAGGTCAAAGACAACAAGCTCCTGCTTAATCGGGCGGGAAATAACTTGTCTGTGGTCTTCCAAAGCCAATGTAACCAACCCTGAAATAAAAGGTGGCAATCGCAGCTGAACTTCCCCCAGGTCTTCATGCCATATTTCTTCTACTTCGGACTTCCAAGTGTCAGTTTCACCTTTCCGCCAGCGAACATTTGGAATATCTACGCAAACTTCAAGTCTAAAGTTTTGCCCTTCCTGTACATAATAACATATTTCCCCACAAAGCTGTTGTTGTCGGGTATCAAATGTTGATTGTCAATAGAATTGACCCACTTTGTGCAAATAAAATTGACCCACTGGAGAACAAAAATAACCAGCATTGATCCCCCTGATGAGACGAA from Desulfofundulus luciae encodes:
- a CDS encoding DEAD/DEAH box helicase; this translates as MGLDPLKATDAIVNRYLDYLETTFAFNDMGLHKQLADELRKPEKFARGPILEATPPFESGNSVNFLIEQGVLSPEFRKLSTPELPLDRNLYLHQEIAIRKLVEDKRNIIVATGTGSGKTETFLIPILNHLFRQKEQGRLGPGVRALLLYPMNALANDQLKRLRKLLKNYPDITFGSYTGETEQNENRAVERFKQMNPKEVLLSNELLSRERMKESPPHILLTNYAMLEFLLLRPEDHVFFDSEYARDWRFIVIDEVHTYSGAKGIEMAMLLRRLKDRVVESKPGALQCIGTSATLGGSEKDFKQLAVFGERLFGEKFEWIASDPARQDVVIGYKKQLIIAERSWGSPDSELYQRWVEIVDGKDPDKIPTLMREGLSSGVPEEILKAAQKNCSGEWTRFIYLVLSGDSRVITLQQMLEKKPCSIADAASELFPGDKDRQSHLVALVYLANKAKLDNDGQPLLPARYHLFIRAVEGGYVSLLPEKRLYMERREWIEESNGSRYPVFEAATCRRCNSLYLVGELDKVGQHDFLKQPGNRFYDDSNNLVYFLLLEDKEPVSEENEDEIVGGGGEEIPAEEVYLLCGKCRSVKSAANIEPPCDCGKECIFTVIKVPSKNGNVHRCPACGSINALGSVVRRFVVGAEAVTSVLATALYQQIPEQTGELKTDIVAEDDWETTGGTDDYKSNRRLLIFSDSRQDAAYFASYLQASYNQILQRRLIIMTLEKYKDKVLANQWMVNDLADFVKKMLGDLQLFPKMSYQQLETEAWKWVLHEFMAGDRTLGLEGQGLLGFMPVPPPNWSPPKAFCREPWNFTADEATTLIMVLLDSVRRNGAVRFPDCVDPRDSFFAPRNKEYYFKENMSVPGRIYSWNPAAKGRSNSRLDYLLRLADVIGNGIRRPEVEELLAKIWSKLLAGERAPWKTHFSSHHESKKYGDVYCLKPEYWRILPAVIDDSVTWYRCSKCHGLTVHNLRGVCPTYRCDGRLVACNPAKELANNHYRKLYLDTLPLVMQASEHTAQLTTERASRVQKEFYDGQVNVLSCSTTFELGVDVGELETVFMRNVPPTADNYIQRAGRAGRRTSSTAFALTFCQRRSHDFAYYTDPLRIIKGEIRSPHIEISNEKIIKRHMYAVALAMFWKRWPEYFGQVNAFFKESEKSATWVLKDFLRKRPVELKASLKRIIPEKMWERLGVDDWSWVEELLHERDGVLSKAEAQLMADLRELKAVEREYRDAGRYEKALAVQKTINTLEKRYILNFLSQHNVIPKYGFPVDVVELQIYHHGEEARGLELDRDLKVALSEYAPGSQVIAGGKLWTSRYLKKLPDREPVKYMYAICDHCGYYQSDIADKQSVMDTCICGEKIGNQRGIFITPEFGFIADKPMAPTMSKPQKTYTTRKYFAQEGRMEEEITLNLGAFNLKIQAGEGKLAVINSAGKRGFKICQFCGYAEVNTGKPLPSHKTPWGKDCKGRADRYSLGYEFKTDILMLWLPDYDDRRTGFWDSLLYGLLEGACNALEIERQDVDGTLYPYAGNPHSPALVLFDDVPGGAGHVKRIAEKESFMDVLRRTLEIVSKCECGGKRADTSCYGCLRNYTNQYCHDRLNRGYVIEFVEKLLGCL